The genomic region AACGAGTTGGCCGCCCGCACGAACTCGTAGCAGGCCTGCCCATAGACCTCGTCCTCGGGGCGCCCGCACCTGCTGGCGCACTGGTGGGACAGACGGTGGAGCATCGGCGTATACTGTTCGAACACGGCTTGGATCTGTTGTTTGGTCATCATTTTCTTTCTGGGGCAGTTGGTGGTCCTGCCCCTTGGGTTGGTTTCCGTTAGTTACATGAAGCATTGAGGATTGCCAAGGCGTTGTCCTTGATGCCAGCGCGTGTCCCGACGAGGCCGTCCCACGCGATGCTGCCGAGGTCGTGGCCGCGCTTGGCGTCTTGGTGGTCCAGGACGTAAGTCACGGCGTTGAGCATTGCATACGCCGAGCGGTTCACCGGGTCGGCAAGAGTTTGGTCACTCTCAAACTGATGGAGAAAGGTCTCCCGCTTGTTCTGCCGCTGCGTCACGGCAGACTTTTCCAGCTCAGGGCCGATGGGCACCAGCTGTGATAAGAACGACTCGACCATCGCCGAGGTCATGGGCTTCTTGGCGAGTCGCCGCATCTGTTGGGTGAGGGACTCCAGCTCGAGGAAGTGCCGGGCGAGGTTGTCCAGTTCCTTCTGCACCTTGGCGGCGCCGGTTGCCGTGTGGGCGATTCCGCGCAGCGTGCCGTTGGCTTTGCCTTCGACGTGCGCCGCCCGTAGGGTGTTGTCGCAGACCACACGGACGTTGTGGGCGCAGGTCTTGTAACTGCCAAGCCCCAGCGGGTTGTACCACATGATGCGGTTGATGGTCTCGCTCTTGTCGCCGTGCACCTGGAAGGAGTCAACTTTCAGGTTGAGGAACGAGGTTGCGCCGGCCCAGAGGGTGCCGACCGACTCGATTTTCAGCTGGGGGAACTCCTTCATCACGGTCTTGGCGATGTGGTTCAGCATGTCCACGTTGTTGCAGACGCTGAACCGGCTGCCCACCGCGTCGACAAGGACATGTTCGCCGCGCACCAGGGCATAGGCGTCGACCTCTTTCCAGTTGCTGCTGGGCGCCATGTATCCCAGTTTCCGCTTCTCAATGGGGAAGTCAAGCACCTGGCGGGCCTCTTCAAGGGTTACTGGCATCTTCTTCATTTTATACTGTGGCAGGTTATGCCACGTCGTTCCCCACACTATTCCGCGATCAATCTCTGTAATTCCAGCTGCCATGGTAGTCTCCTCTGATTTTTGGTTAGGGTTAGGTTGCGGAAACGAAATTTGCATCAACTCCGGAGAACTCGGAGCGAGGATCGCGAAGCATGACGGTC from Dehalococcoidia bacterium harbors:
- a CDS encoding DUF932 domain-containing protein, yielding MAAGITEIDRGIVWGTTWHNLPQYKMKKMPVTLEEARQVLDFPIEKRKLGYMAPSSNWKEVDAYALVRGEHVLVDAVGSRFSVCNNVDMLNHIAKTVMKEFPQLKIESVGTLWAGATSFLNLKVDSFQVHGDKSETINRIMWYNPLGLGSYKTCAHNVRVVCDNTLRAAHVEGKANGTLRGIAHTATGAAKVQKELDNLARHFLELESLTQQMRRLAKKPMTSAMVESFLSQLVPIGPELEKSAVTQRQNKRETFLHQFESDQTLADPVNRSAYAMLNAVTYVLDHQDAKRGHDLGSIAWDGLVGTRAGIKDNALAILNASCN